The genomic region ttattattttatccatcatttattcatttatttatcttttatttattaaatgtgctttaaattttctttatttattcaaaatatttgaacCCTTTGTGAATGGACATGAACATTTAATGTGggatatttttatgaaaacagtaaagtttgtttcagaaaaggtacaaatttatttacttatttatttactcattaaaTTTGCTGCGACTTCTCTGAAAGATATTTTTGATCTTATTTAGTCAGAtttctattaatttattttattttacttatttatccattagttatttattatttttttgtttattaaatgtgctgtgtttttttaaattaatccagaatttttcaaataatgttatgttttttcttttatataacaaaatcaacatttgttttaaaaaagtgacttGTTTTTTACTCATAAGGTTTAGTTGTAACtaattttttattgactttaacAACAAatagtgacatttaaaaattgaGAAGATATTTATGAGGAGAGGTCATAACAGCTCAActttagaaattaatttatttttagagaaaacataacaacaaaaatCGACTGAATTCATCAAAAATCCCGAATAATTTCTCTTGGTTGTTTGTAACATCTGGAGAAGGAAAAACTGaccttgttttcattttgtaatgaGAAATCTGGCAGATGTTCAGGAGGGAAccggatccagaaccagaacctgaaacCCAGCCGGAGGTTCTGGGTGAAGGGACAGCTGGGAAACTCGGAGCTATTTTTGGGCAGGAGGCTGAAGGAGAGAGTCTCTATTTGGAGATGGAGGTGGAAAATGTGAAGGAGGTTCTGACGAACCCGACGTCACATTGTTGGTGGAAGCCTGAAACCctgaaccacacacacacacacacacacacacacacacacacacacagcactcCTGTAGACGGACTAAAGGACGAGACAAAGCGGAAAACAACTgagaaactaaacataaagGAAGGAAACACGAGAGAAACGAAAGGAAcaagagaggaaggaggaaaaggtacaacttttaatttaatccaTTTCTGCTGGGAAATCAGGTTTTCAGTACCAACCATTTAAGGTGGTACTGATGAGGATATTTAAGGGTTTTTagatttcagctgctttttcagTGAAATACTCTGTTGATAATCATATGTGACCTGCTGTCATAAAAAGACTGAAACGCAgcagaagaaccagaaccagaacaccaGGACAGAAACTCTGTTTTATCCACTGCTTGTcatattatcattattatttccttatttaaactattaaaagtgtaaaagttttaatacagGCAAACTGACACagatacactgaaaaaagaaaacaggtgatCCAACTTAAACAAACTGAGTTCATTTTTTCCAAGGAATCATATTCAGTTTAtccaaataaacatgttaagtTTATAAACTTgtcatgttaaacaaatgtaaattcaGTAAGTCtgacaaacttaatttgatcACTTGTAACAAATTAATGAAACTTTTTAAGTTGACGCTCCATTCTCTGTTTTCCAGTGAACCCAGCATATTCAGTCTGTTTCTAACTGGTTTTCAGATTAACCACCAGGGCCGATCTTCCCTCCTTCCAGGTTTAGTGTCAGAACAATGGCAGCTAGTATCtgtgcagaccccacacatgcTGGACACAAACAGTTTAGACTTTCAGCCCCCAGTCTGTCTCCCTGATGAACATAATGAAAACTTTGCAGCCTGGAGAATCAGAAACTCTGCTGAGAAACTAAAGAGGCGTGTTCTGTTCACTCTGTAAATaatctgctttttaaatgtatttcatttctgtttctgtgaaaCTCGAGGAGGATCTTTGGttgtaaataattttcagtgaatctttctcttcatttctcatcAGGAAAACAGCTTACATAAACTCTGGTTTGTATTTTCTGGACTTCtgtcaaaaaattatttctcaatGTTTGTCAGCAACATGAGACAAATAATTGATTGATTTCAGATTCAATAACTTAATTCAGATGCAGAATTGGGACGTATTAGTTTATGGAAGCTTAATTATAAAActtagtaaatatttttcccTCCCCAGTgttactttatttacattttaatccaataatctctacaaatatatttcatatttacacagttattaatatttgtattgatatttgttttttttttgcgctctgtatctctttaaaataaattgtttcaggaaatttataaaaaaaattaaaatctcaacTGTTCAACATCCCgcccccttttttcttttatgttgtaagatttttgttattgctaaaaataaaaacagttaattgTGATTCACTTTAGTTTCTATAGTATGTATAATGTACAGACGTAAAAATCTGACAATATTTAAAGTTAGTTACCTGGTTTGTTTAGGAGTAAAACTAAAGGTaatctgatgatgatgatgatgatgatgatgatgatgatgatgatgatgatgatgacactGACAGTCGGACTGGTTCCAGTCTGACCTTGGTACCACATGTTTTTGACATCTGATTGTTATTTTCATGCATCTGAAATGCATTTGCTCCAAAATAAGCCTGGATATCCTGTTAATCATTTTAAGTTGAAAAATGTCGACAACTTGAATTTATGTAAAACGTGGCTTTCTGATGCATTTCAGGCTCCAAAAGGATAAATTATTTTGGTTAATCCTGACTTTTGCTGAATGTTGCATCACTGAATCGGATTTTTAATTCCGttgatatataaatattacaGCTTGATAATATCttctaaaacattaaatcatGCTAAACttaattttactatttattttaatctgtttttatttgaattacaattagaacaaaaatattgcaaagtATGCcccaaaaataatgtaatattcCAGGGTACAACTAAAATTAAACCAGCTAATTGAACTTaaactttagcattagcattaccTTTTgtgttagctttagcattagcatgggCCTAGccaaatgtctttcttttttgggggcGATTAACAACAAATGGACCAAAACAAATGCCTTGACCTCTgacatttgttgaaaataagACATAGTCATCAGCGTATTGGAGAACATTAATCAAAACTGAACAGTTTTTTGTTCCTTTGCTGTTATAATTTACAAAATTGTGATTTGATTTGGACTGAAACTTTATTCTCAAACCCTCTTGCAGCATTTATGTGTATAATTATTTAATGTTCATTCTTTGAAActaaacatttgtgttttgaagTCTGTTTTGGAGTGAATCAGAAGTGCAGCTGTAGATGAAATGAAGTTCTGCAGAGTCTCTGCTGCTGGATTGTTGCTGTTCTGTTTCAGGCAGGGTGTCTTTACTTTCTGTAGCAGTGAAGCCACCTCCCCTTCATGTGACACTGACAACAGCTGCAGGTCCGGCCCGGCCCGAGTCCCACCCGGTTCCGTCCATATCGGGCCCAGCGGGCCGGAATGTGCTATTTATGGAGGACGGGATAGAGGCGTGAATCATGTTCACGTCTGTGGTGGAGGTCGTTCAGTTTTAGAGGTTTCAGCCGAGGCggaaaacatttaactgtttcAGTTTGGATGTTTGACAGTTTCAGGTTTCGGAGGCAGAGGATCTCGTTCCTCTGCCTCTGGTAACCCTAATCCTACCCAACAGAAATCCTGAAAgagacattaaaacagaaagatttgataaaaacactgattttatttcattttagacTTCAGAGCCTGAAAACGCACTTTAGtcaaagtaaaatctaaaaaactgaaactaataCACTCAGAGACTGGATTATATTTCCTCGTGTGGCTGAAATTTGGTCTGATTTGGTTTCACGATTATCTTACTGGTAGCTCTGccacatcaatcaatcaatcaatcaatcaataaaccaattcattgtttttctctttttctaccaaaaactggctGATAAAAGTCTTCGGTctaaaccttttactgaaggaACTTTTTGTTAACAGAGACtcataagtcattttatttcttgtttctgttgttttgttgatttaacatgaatatctaaaatgttttctggttccggtgttaaattttattagaatttaaagttgattAAGTTttgtattacttgaaaatggttgaaaataacttttggaGCAGTTTGCTGTCCAGGCCTAATGACTGTGTGACgagtttgagatgtttttaaCTGCCTGGTTGTTGAAACGTGACAAGCAACCAAGATTGACTGTTAAATGCAGCTTATTATATGATGTCTTTCAGTTggttgagtttgtttttaagtaaaatctGTTCCATTGTGATTTGTTTGTGGCTTGGTTGGACATCACagatgtaattaaaataaaactttaagagAAACtggaaactaaattaaaatgaaacgaTGCAATCTTCACAAACGGAGCAGATGAAGAAGATAATGGTGATGCTGAGGCAGATGGTAAATCAACACTTTAAAGAACATCTGGCATTTCTGCTGTTCAtatgatttttattctttgagaGGAACTGAGAACAAATTAGACTTTAGAGCCTTCAGTTCATATCCTGAACAGAAAATCTACATAAAACAAGTCAGAgttaatattatttcattattttgcaTTAATTCCCCGGCCTCCATGAACAACTTGTGCCGTCTCTGTCAGGTTCTGGTTTCACTTGCAGATCTTCCCCGGTTGCTCTGTGTGTAGAGAGgctgtaaaacacaaactggaGCTCAGTTCTTCCTTTCTGGCTGGCCTTGCACAGCACACCTGCACCTGTACCTGCCAGTCACTATCACCTCCTAAAGGAGACAAAGTCTGTCCAGCAGCGACGGTCTGGTTGGTTCCAGCAAAGGTGTTAACTGGTTTTCAGCAGCATTTGCAGATGTTACTGGATACAAGTTCATATCAGACCAACATAACATGTTTAGTCATGAGTAAATTATGATTAGTCACTTTCATTTTAGCTTGGTTTTACAAGCCGCACCAAACGACAGAGTATTAGCACCAGGATaagacattttttgattttgagatgatgtaataatgcaaaaataaagacataacaATGCAGGGATAAAGTCATAGCATTAGCACAATAAATTCAAGATAATATGGGGATAAAGTTGCAATAATATGAGACTAAAGTCATAACAATATGGAGATATCGTTCTGATAATGTgggaataaagtaataataatgccagaataaaataataacattctAGAATAATTTTGTagcaattttataaaaattaaaatgaggaaatTTGAGGATCTTGCTCAGTTTTTCTTAGAataagaaattttctagaaattttctgagattctTTGATGGAAAtatacagtttttcttttccatattcCGCACAGCTTAACGGAGTTTTTCTCTCCGTGTCCCATTATTTCCTCTTCAGGTGCTGTGTGTTGTGTTGAAGCAAAACCACCAAGGAAACCAGGAACAATCCTGACAGCTTGATCAGTTCTGAAGCTGAAATCAAACATGGCGCCTAAGAAGAAGGCTGTCCGTCAGAGGAAACCTGCTACAGACGCCATCATGGACCCCAGCTCCCTGCCGGTGAAGGTGGAGAGCCGGGGCGACGgcgtggtggtggtggaggcgGCGGTGAAGAAGATCGAGCAGATCGCGGCGCTGGACATCGCTCAGCTCAACAGCCTCAACCTGCCGCTGCCGCCGCCCGTCATCAAACCCGGGGAGCGCGGGCTCGGCCTGGGCAGCGAGCTCACACGGCCTCTCCATGGCAACGCTCTGCTGGACGAGCTCAGCAAGATGCGGCAGGAGAAGTCAGTCTGCGCCGCCgcatctggatcagaaccaggctcTGAGAAAAGATGCTAAAATATCCAGATGTGATTCAGTAACAATCATCCAGATGTGATTCAGTAACAATCATCCAGATGTGATTCAGTAACAATCATCCAGATGTGATTCAGTAATGGCCGCTGCTCAGATATAAACCATCAAACATTACAGGGAAATATAGTTAAactaaagatggatggatggatggatggatggatggatggatggatggatggatggatggatggatggatggatggatggatgatggagtaatggatggatggatggatggatggatggatggatggatggatggatggatgatggagtaatggatggatggatggatggatggatggatggatggatgatggatggatggatggatggatggatgatggatggatggatggatgatggagtaatggatggatggatggatggatgatggatggatggatggatggatgatggagtaatggatggatggatggatggatggatggttggatggatggatggatggataaattgaCAGGTGGACGTTGTTGTCTTCAGGCCGGCTGCTGATTGGTTCCTGCTCCCTACTTGTTCAGGTTTCTGACCGATCTGGAGTTGGCCTGTAAGACTAAAGCCTTTGACGTCCATAAGCTGGTCATCTCCTCGGTCAGCCAGTATTTCAGGGAGATTCTGGCCAAAGACCCTGGAATGAAGCGCCTGGAGCTCCCCTCCCTGTCACCGCTGGGTCCGTTCTCTCATGCCACATCAAGTTCCTAACCTTCGTAAGGAATTATAAAAGTTATTCATGAAGGTTTTCATGTGTCTGTCTCCAGGTCTCGCCAACGTCATCACCTTTGCCTACATGGGCCGTGTCCACATGTCCCTCTACACCATTGGATGCACCGTCTCTGCCGCCGCCACCCTGCAGATCCCGCAGCTCCTGAAGATGTGCGTGGACTTCCTGCTGGCTGAGCTCAACGTGCAAACCTGCGTCTACATCTGGAACATCGCCGCAGCCTACGGACTGCTGCCCGTCTGCACCGCCGCCCGCCGCTTCGTCCTGGAAAACTTTGTCCAGTTCGCCGAAACGCCGTTGTTCATGCAGCTGACCCTGGAGCAGATCTCCGCCTTCCTGCAGGACGACTCCCTGGTCCTGCCATCAGAGGTCACGGCTTTCCAGGTCAGGAGTCAAACTTTAGATGCTCCCCCAGAATAACTTATATCCTCTTCTCAAATCTTTTCCAAGAAGATAACACTCCCAGTATTTACCCATCTCGGCTCATTCCTTCTATTTACAGCAGGGTCCAAAAACAGACCCCAGACCAGCTGCTCTCCAGCCAGCACAGACCCACATTTCCAACCAGACACCCACATGTCCACCGTGACCTGAAATCTCTAAACATAACTCACACTGTatgctttttattaatataCATGTTCACAACGGAAATAGACGAGCAGCTGAGACTTTAGTATTTATAATCTGAGCAGAACATGAGTCTGTCAGTGAGTTAACAGCTGCTCCGTTCTGTAGATGAGCGCCTTCACGAATATCAAAATCTCagtttaattatgttattaACTTTGCTGATGGATGATTGTTAAATTCATGGGTTCTGAGCCTCTGAATGGATTAATCACGTTTAGCTGAGTATCATCAGCATAAcacataataaataattttacagaGTGGAAGTGAATACCTACAAAAGAGAAATGCCCCAAACACTGAACCCTGTGGTACACCATCAGCAATTGTGGTGGACAAGGAAGATTTGAATGTCTTTACCTGTCGAGTCTCGACCCATGATCCTTACAGAGAATTCAAGTCTTGGTGAAAGAATACTGTGATCAACTATAAAAATGCAGCACTAAGATCTAACAGGATTGATGTAAACACACATGCCCACCATCTGAACTCATTATCTCACTCCCACTGTGCAGTGCGGCATTAGTTGCTGCAGTTTGGTGAATCTAGTCTGTTTCCACTGTAAAAGCATTAGATACATCTAATGCATACGGCACCATTCAACTGTAGGTACACAGGACAATGGTTCAGTACTGTTAGGGTGCAGCTACTGGgggacagaaaaacatcacagcTTCTGACAAGCACCAGACATTCTAGTCATGTTTGTGCAACGACAAACATGACGCACTGGGGTTAATGATGCCACATTAACCCCACCTGCCCAATCCAACTGGCGGTGGAAACGTTCTCTTAAATACGCCAAACCATAAAATTTGTCAAGAATCACTCTATTTGGACAATGTTTGTTTCTACCCAAGTTGAGTGTGGGCGTGGTCAGGAACTACAGGAGCTGTAGTTGAAACGCCGATGATGTACAGTCAGTTTCTCAGAAGCTGTGGGTTGGCCTGTCCAGTTGACACTGTATGCCTTCTTCTGCCACAACTGAAGCTTGGACTTCAAGTTTAACTATGGGATTGTCAAATTGTAGTTCACTTCCCAACTACTACAGCCAATCAATGAATGCAGTCTGCTGTCAGTCAGATCACTTGAGAGCAAAACCCAGCTAGGTCCGGGGAAGAACCAGTTAAAGTAAAGGCTATAGTGGCTATAGTGTACCTAAAAGCACAAACCCACAAACTCAGTGGAAATGAGGAATTAGTGACTTCATGATGCCCTTTTTCAGCACACTGAAACTCTTCACTGACTCCTGCAGCTCGCCAATAAGTGGCTGGACTTCGACGCTTCCCGTCAGCCTCACGCTGCTGAGCTTCTGTCCCAAGTCCGTTTCGAGACGATTCCAGCCAGCGAGCTGGTGAGCCAGATCCAGCCCGTCCCCCGAATGATGCTGGACCCCCAGTGTCACCGCCTGCTGGTTGACGCCATGAACTACCATCTGCTGCCCCACCAGCAGAACACTCTGCAGTCCCGGCGTACTCAGGTCCGAGGGGCCCAGCAGACTCTGCTCACCATCGGAGGACGTCCGTCACTCACTGAGAGGGCTCTTAGCCGAGAGGTCAGTGTCGACATGGCAACAGTAACACTAAttactgacaaaaaaatttaaactgccTTTTTTAGTAATAACCTTTTAAGATTGGTCTCCCTAAAATGCAGGGTATGAGCCAAGTTattgttgacctttgaccttcccATTCAGGTGCTGTGGAGGGACCCTCGTGAAGGAGGAGCCACCTGGCGCCACCTGACCCAGCTTCCGGCTAAGAGCTTTAACCAGTGTGTGGCCGTCATGGATGGCTTCCTGTACGTGGCCGGAGGAGAGGACCAGAACGACGCTCGCAACCAGGCCAAGCATGCCGTCAGCACGCTCAGCAGGTAAACCAGCTAATCTTAACAAGAATACAACCCTGATCCAAACCTCCGCTTGGCCTTTTCCTTCCAAGCATTCAGAGTTGCTGTAAACTCTTTTACATGAGCTTGATCAACAGTCCAAGACTCTGTTCtattttcctgtttgttcttTACTTAATTCTGACCTCTAAACCACATCTGCCTGCTTCTgtaaaacaagcagaaataattgatgtttttgaagacaattgtgaaagaaaatccaaaagcTGACACTAACAAAGGAAAGCCAATCCGGTTACTTTGGTATTCCTGATGTCGCTCTGCTTCAGCAAACCTTTATTAATATAAGTCAATTAGCAGAGGTCTgtataatagaatagaatagaatagaatagaatagaagtactttattcatcccagcagggaaattacattgcagttacagcatagagacaagacacaataacaactaccactgtaGAGTTTGACTGCATGATGAGGCAGTTTTCCAGTTAGTTCAAACGTGGAGGACAAGGGACGCATCTAAACGCTGCAGGACCTTTGAGGACTGCAGATTCAGACAACTGATCTAGAGAAAAGCTCTCAAAGAACAACCTTCAGAAAGCCTTAAGAACCATCAGGCCAAGAAATGGAAAACTTTAACCAACACTTTGAGAGCCAGTTTCTGTCTCTACTTGTTTTGTGAATCAGATAAAGGTCACTGTCTCTCCTCCAACCCATCAGGTACGACCCTCGCTTCAACACCTGGCTGCACCTGGCCAGCATGCGTCAGCGCCGCACCCACTTCTCCCTGTCTGCCAGCGGCGGCCGCCTGTTCGCCATTGGCGGTCGCAACGTTGAGGGTCTTCTGGCCACCACTGAGAGCTACCTGCCGGCCTCCAACACCTGGCAGATGAAAGCCCCCATGGAGGTGCCCCGCTGCTGCCACTCCAGTGCCACTCTGCCCTCCGGAGACATCCTGGTGACCGGCGGCTACATCAGCTGCGCCTACTCCCGGTCAGTGGCCCGCTACCGCATGGAGAGCGACACCTGGACCGAGCAGGCTCCCATGGAGACGCCCCGTGGCTGGCACTGCTCCGCCACCCTCGGAGGGAGGGTTTATGTTGTAGGTGGAAGCCAGCTGGGGCCCGGAGGAGAGCGGGTGGATGTCCTGTCAGTGGAGGTGTTCTCCCCAGAGAGCGGGGCGTGGGGTCGGGTCGCCTCTCTCCCACTGGGCGTGAGCACCGCCGGCC from Xiphophorus couchianus chromosome 13, X_couchianus-1.0, whole genome shotgun sequence harbors:
- the klhl43 gene encoding kelch-like protein 31 produces the protein MAPKKKAVRQRKPATDAIMDPSSLPVKVESRGDGVVVVEAAVKKIEQIAALDIAQLNSLNLPLPPPVIKPGERGLGLGSELTRPLHGNALLDELSKMRQEKFLTDLELACKTKAFDVHKLVISSVSQYFREILAKDPGMKRLELPSLSPLGLANVITFAYMGRVHMSLYTIGCTVSAAATLQIPQLLKMCVDFLLAELNVQTCVYIWNIAAAYGLLPVCTAARRFVLENFVQFAETPLFMQLTLEQISAFLQDDSLVLPSEVTAFQLANKWLDFDASRQPHAAELLSQVRFETIPASELVSQIQPVPRMMLDPQCHRLLVDAMNYHLLPHQQNTLQSRRTQVRGAQQTLLTIGGRPSLTERALSREVLWRDPREGGATWRHLTQLPAKSFNQCVAVMDGFLYVAGGEDQNDARNQAKHAVSTLSRYDPRFNTWLHLASMRQRRTHFSLSASGGRLFAIGGRNVEGLLATTESYLPASNTWQMKAPMEVPRCCHSSATLPSGDILVTGGYISCAYSRSVARYRMESDTWTEQAPMETPRGWHCSATLGGRVYVVGGSQLGPGGERVDVLSVEVFSPESGAWGRVASLPLGVSTAGLSPLGDELYLLGGWNEAEKRYKAAVQKYDPATDSWSKAEDLPEPTVGVSCCSLTLPPRNATRRQQHRNTPGHEDPQQAAKNRSRESSMAPAKA